From Rudanella lutea DSM 19387, a single genomic window includes:
- a CDS encoding response regulator transcription factor: MKNTKFTVLIADDEPNILLSLEFLMKKEGYRVLIARDGAEAYELIQREKPDLLLLDIMMPHMNGYELCQFVKQSPEHQHGKVIFLSAKSRESEIQKGYDAGADLYLPKPFSTRELMAKAHELLA; this comes from the coding sequence ATGAAAAACACTAAGTTCACCGTACTCATTGCCGACGACGAACCGAATATTCTCTTGTCGCTGGAGTTTTTGATGAAGAAAGAAGGGTACCGGGTGCTGATTGCCCGCGACGGGGCCGAAGCCTACGAGCTGATTCAGCGCGAGAAACCCGACTTGCTTTTACTCGACATTATGATGCCGCACATGAATGGATACGAGCTTTGCCAGTTTGTGAAGCAGTCGCCCGAGCATCAGCACGGGAAAGTCATTTTTCTGAGTGCCAAAAGCCGCGAGTCCGAAATTCAGAAGGGGTACGATGCCGGCGCCGACCTGTACCTGCCCAAGCCGTTCTCGACCCGCGAGTTAATGGCCAAAGCGCATGAATTGCTGGCGTAA
- a CDS encoding 3-keto-disaccharide hydrolase encodes MHLPPKFLTLIFWLTAPLTHLHAQNTLTAKEKADGWQLLFNGRNTQGWHTYNGKGVGAAWQIQDNALHLSVPNRVGNKAANGGDLVTDATFTGDFEFKADWKVDRLTNSGIFFFVQESPTHKNVYDTGLELQVLDNAIYGEADENKHRAGDFFGVANARVREVNPVGSWNQVYVKKQKNRLTVTLNGFTIHEFDLNGADWKSRLSGSKLKDAPIGKGLFAGRIGLQDWGSPVWFRNIKIRRL; translated from the coding sequence ATGCATCTTCCTCCCAAGTTTCTTACCCTGATTTTCTGGCTAACCGCCCCCCTCACCCACCTCCACGCCCAAAATACACTCACAGCCAAAGAGAAAGCCGACGGCTGGCAACTGCTCTTCAACGGGCGCAACACGCAGGGCTGGCACACCTACAACGGCAAAGGGGTTGGGGCCGCCTGGCAGATTCAGGATAACGCTCTGCACCTTTCGGTACCTAACCGGGTAGGCAACAAAGCCGCCAACGGGGGCGATCTGGTAACCGACGCGACCTTTACCGGCGATTTTGAATTCAAAGCCGACTGGAAAGTTGACCGGCTCACCAACAGCGGTATCTTTTTCTTCGTGCAGGAGTCGCCCACACACAAAAACGTGTATGATACGGGGCTGGAACTACAGGTACTCGACAACGCGATTTATGGCGAAGCCGACGAAAACAAACACCGGGCAGGCGACTTTTTCGGCGTTGCCAACGCTCGGGTGCGGGAGGTTAACCCGGTCGGCTCGTGGAATCAGGTGTATGTCAAGAAGCAGAAAAACCGGCTGACCGTAACCCTCAACGGCTTTACCATTCATGAGTTCGACCTGAATGGGGCCGATTGGAAATCGCGCCTGTCGGGCAGTAAACTGAAAGACGCGCCCATTGGCAAGGGGTTGTTTGCCGGGCGTATCGGATTACAGGACTGGGGCAGCCCCGTCTGGTTCCGAAACATCAAAATTCGGCGATTGTAA
- a CDS encoding propionyl-CoA synthetase, protein MLPTSYTTAHERSLNDPAGFWQAEARAIPWVQFPEQILSADAHGYPRWFADGVLNTCYAALDYHVENGRADQTALIYDSPVTGTVRRYSYREMLDKVAQLAGAFRQLGVGPGDTVVIYMPMVPEAAFAMLACARIGAIHSVVFGGFAPHELALRINDAQPKLILSASCGIEFDRVIPYKPLLDEAIRQATHQPDHCLILQRRECTASMEAGRDLDWAQTVAGATPTEPVPVNATDPLYILYTSGTTGKPKGIVRDHGGHAVALRYSLKAVYNVEPGDVFWAASDLGWAVGHSYIVYAPLLGGCTSLLYEGKPVRTPDAGAFWRVIEQHQVNVFFAAPTAFRAIRKEDPDGKLRHRYNLGSLRTIFVAGERCDPPTLHWLEAVSGVPVIDHWWQTESGWPMLSNPMGISPMPVKAGSATVPVCGYDLRILDEAGEPLGPNQEGFVCLKLPLPPGCLPTLWRDPERFRQSYLSRFPGYYLSGDGGYIDEDGYVFIMGRVDDVINVAGHRLSTGEMEELVGSHPAVAECAVVGLACSLRGQRPVGFVVLKDDWGKTPDEALPAAETSRTVEDELVTLIRDQIGAVAYFRQAVIVKRLPKTRSGKILRKTIRQLADGESFAVPSTIDDPVILDEIRAELAARGIGLAFE, encoded by the coding sequence ATGTTGCCAACCTCCTACACCACCGCCCATGAGCGTAGCCTGAACGACCCGGCCGGTTTCTGGCAGGCCGAGGCCCGGGCCATACCCTGGGTGCAGTTTCCCGAACAGATTCTGTCGGCCGATGCGCACGGCTACCCACGTTGGTTTGCCGATGGTGTTCTGAACACCTGCTATGCCGCACTGGACTATCACGTCGAAAACGGCCGGGCCGACCAAACCGCCCTGATCTACGATTCGCCAGTAACGGGTACCGTGCGCCGGTACAGCTACCGCGAGATGCTGGACAAAGTGGCCCAACTGGCCGGGGCGTTCCGGCAACTGGGCGTAGGCCCCGGCGATACTGTGGTGATTTACATGCCCATGGTACCCGAAGCCGCGTTTGCCATGTTGGCCTGCGCCCGCATCGGGGCTATTCACTCGGTGGTGTTTGGCGGCTTTGCGCCCCACGAACTGGCCCTGCGCATCAACGATGCCCAACCAAAGCTGATTCTGTCGGCCTCGTGCGGCATTGAGTTCGACCGGGTGATTCCGTACAAGCCCCTGCTCGACGAGGCTATTCGGCAGGCCACCCACCAACCAGACCATTGCCTCATTCTGCAACGGCGCGAATGTACGGCGTCGATGGAGGCCGGGCGCGACCTCGACTGGGCCCAGACCGTTGCCGGTGCTACACCCACCGAACCCGTACCCGTAAACGCCACCGATCCGCTGTATATTCTGTATACCTCGGGCACAACGGGCAAACCCAAAGGCATTGTGCGCGACCACGGTGGGCATGCCGTGGCGCTCCGGTACAGCCTCAAAGCAGTGTACAACGTGGAGCCCGGCGACGTATTCTGGGCAGCCTCGGACCTGGGCTGGGCCGTGGGGCACAGCTACATCGTGTACGCCCCTTTGCTGGGCGGCTGTACGAGCCTATTGTACGAGGGTAAGCCCGTCCGGACGCCCGATGCCGGAGCTTTCTGGCGGGTGATTGAACAGCACCAGGTAAACGTCTTTTTTGCCGCGCCCACCGCGTTCCGGGCCATTCGCAAAGAAGACCCGGATGGCAAACTCCGCCACCGCTACAACCTGGGCTCGTTACGCACGATTTTCGTAGCTGGCGAACGCTGCGACCCGCCCACGTTGCACTGGCTCGAAGCGGTGTCGGGCGTACCGGTTATCGATCACTGGTGGCAAACCGAATCGGGCTGGCCGATGCTCTCCAACCCGATGGGTATTAGCCCGATGCCCGTGAAAGCCGGGTCGGCTACGGTGCCCGTTTGCGGGTACGACCTCCGAATTCTCGACGAAGCCGGGGAGCCCCTCGGCCCCAATCAGGAAGGATTCGTTTGCCTGAAACTACCCCTGCCACCGGGTTGCCTGCCTACCCTTTGGCGCGACCCGGAGCGGTTCAGGCAGTCGTACCTGAGCCGGTTTCCGGGGTACTACCTCTCCGGCGATGGCGGCTATATCGACGAAGACGGCTACGTGTTTATCATGGGCCGGGTCGATGACGTGATTAATGTAGCCGGGCACCGGTTGTCGACGGGCGAAATGGAAGAACTCGTGGGCAGTCACCCGGCTGTAGCCGAATGCGCTGTGGTGGGGCTGGCCTGTTCCCTGCGTGGTCAACGCCCGGTCGGTTTTGTGGTTCTGAAAGACGACTGGGGCAAAACCCCGGATGAGGCTCTTCCCGCAGCCGAAACATCCCGCACAGTCGAAGACGAACTGGTCACGTTGATCCGCGATCAGATTGGGGCGGTGGCTTATTTTCGGCAGGCCGTCATTGTGAAACGATTGCCCAAAACCCGGTCGGGCAAAATCCTACGAAAGACCATCCGTCAACTAGCTGATGGCGAATCGTTTGCGGTACCCTCGACCATCGATGACCCCGTGATTCTGGACGAAATCCGGGCAGAATTGGCCGCACGGGGCATCGGCCTTGCTTTTGAATAA
- the acs gene encoding acetate--CoA ligase, with amino-acid sequence MNFQLKTFAEYEAAYQKSVSDPEAFWAEVASEFKWRKPWTKTLQWNFEEPNVKWFQGGKLNITENCLDRHLETRADQPAIIWEPNDPHESGVTLTYRMLHDQVCRMANVLKRNGVAKGDRVCIYLPMVPELAIAVLACARIGAVHSVVFGGFSAQSIADRINDAKCRLVITADGAYRGNKEIPLKSVVDDALIGCPSVERVVVMTRTRTPVAMLKGRDVWMEQELKQVTADCPAEEMDAEDMLFILYTSGSTGKPKGVVHTCGGYMVYAAYTFANVFQYKEKQVHFCTADIGWITGHSYIVYGPLACGATTLLFEGVPTWPDAGRFWEIVDKHKVNILYTAPTAIRSLMSFGLEPVQKHDLSSLEVLGSVGEPINAEAWHWYDDNIGKNRCPIVDTWWQTENGGILISPLAGLTKTKPTYATLPLPGVQPVLVDENGTVIEGNGVSGNLCIKFPWPGMLRTTYGDHERCRQTYFSTYPGMYFTGDGCLRDEDGYYRITGRVDDVLNVSGHRIGTAEVENAINMHTGVVESAVVGYPHDIKGQGIYAYVITEALPADHDADLTKRDILATVTRVIGPIAKPDKIQFVTGLPKTRSGKIMRRILRKIAEGDVNNLGDTTTLLDPAVVDEIKAGALV; translated from the coding sequence ATGAATTTTCAGCTTAAAACCTTTGCCGAGTACGAAGCAGCCTACCAGAAAAGCGTATCCGATCCCGAAGCCTTCTGGGCCGAGGTAGCCTCGGAGTTTAAATGGCGCAAACCCTGGACCAAAACCCTGCAATGGAACTTCGAAGAACCCAACGTGAAGTGGTTTCAGGGCGGTAAACTGAATATTACCGAAAACTGCCTCGACCGGCACCTCGAAACCCGCGCCGACCAACCGGCGATTATCTGGGAGCCTAACGACCCGCACGAGTCTGGCGTGACGCTCACCTACCGGATGCTGCACGATCAGGTATGCCGGATGGCCAACGTCCTGAAACGTAACGGCGTAGCCAAAGGCGACCGCGTTTGTATCTACCTCCCCATGGTACCCGAACTGGCCATTGCCGTATTGGCCTGCGCCCGCATTGGAGCCGTTCACTCGGTGGTGTTTGGTGGTTTCTCGGCCCAAAGTATTGCCGACCGGATCAACGACGCCAAATGCCGACTCGTGATTACGGCCGATGGCGCCTACCGGGGCAACAAAGAAATTCCGCTCAAGAGCGTGGTCGACGACGCCCTCATCGGGTGCCCGAGCGTGGAGCGCGTAGTGGTCATGACCCGCACCCGCACCCCGGTGGCTATGCTCAAAGGCCGCGACGTCTGGATGGAGCAGGAGCTGAAACAGGTTACAGCCGACTGCCCTGCCGAAGAGATGGACGCCGAAGATATGCTGTTTATCCTGTACACCTCCGGCTCAACGGGTAAGCCCAAGGGCGTGGTGCATACCTGCGGGGGTTACATGGTGTACGCGGCATACACGTTTGCTAACGTGTTCCAGTACAAAGAAAAACAGGTGCATTTCTGTACCGCTGATATTGGCTGGATTACGGGCCACAGCTACATTGTATACGGCCCGCTGGCCTGCGGAGCAACCACCCTGCTATTTGAGGGTGTGCCTACCTGGCCCGATGCCGGGCGGTTCTGGGAGATTGTCGACAAGCACAAGGTGAATATTCTGTACACGGCCCCCACGGCCATCCGGTCTCTGATGAGCTTCGGGCTGGAGCCGGTGCAGAAACACGACCTGAGCAGCCTGGAGGTACTGGGCTCAGTAGGCGAACCCATCAACGCCGAGGCCTGGCATTGGTACGACGATAACATCGGCAAAAACCGCTGCCCGATTGTAGACACCTGGTGGCAGACCGAAAATGGCGGCATCCTGATTTCACCTCTGGCGGGTCTGACCAAGACCAAGCCAACCTACGCTACCCTGCCCCTGCCGGGTGTGCAACCGGTACTGGTCGATGAAAACGGGACCGTTATCGAGGGCAACGGCGTGTCGGGCAACCTCTGCATCAAGTTCCCCTGGCCGGGTATGCTCCGTACCACCTACGGCGACCATGAGCGTTGCCGCCAAACGTACTTCTCTACTTACCCCGGCATGTACTTCACAGGCGACGGCTGTCTGCGCGACGAAGATGGCTACTACCGGATTACGGGCCGCGTCGACGACGTGTTGAACGTATCGGGCCACCGGATTGGCACGGCGGAAGTCGAAAACGCCATCAACATGCACACGGGCGTGGTGGAGAGCGCCGTGGTGGGCTATCCGCACGACATCAAAGGGCAGGGCATCTACGCCTACGTGATTACGGAAGCCCTCCCCGCCGACCACGATGCCGACCTGACCAAGCGCGACATTCTGGCCACCGTTACCCGCGTGATTGGGCCTATTGCCAAGCCCGACAAGATTCAGTTTGTGACGGGCCTGCCCAAAACGCGCTCCGGCAAGATCATGCGCCGGATTCTCCGCAAAATTGCCGAGGGCGACGTGAACAACCTCGGCGACACCACAACCCTCCTCGACCCGGCCGTAGTGGACGAGATCAAGGCAGGGGCGCTGGTGTAG